In Planctomycetota bacterium, a genomic segment contains:
- a CDS encoding sugar phosphate isomerase/epimerase, with protein sequence MADIQIGLNTEAFRHADKSLEYCLDATARLGYKYVELNVQTGRDLFSEAGYSASVSMERDPLEIKAMLDQRGLKVSGLSCHAPMAQPEISVPFHTQAILFAHALGARCINTDEGVVPAWMSDDEAFEIIKYSLRRILPVAERHKVHVALEQHQKFTVKLPLYQKILDLVPSPYMSCNPDTGNIYMSGGDPYATLEAIAHRVVHVHAKDVKVSKEVGKVTGVPSGCACGDGEIDWPRVVRILRKAGFKGVLAVECGTEEQAARSIAYLRKVLRAK encoded by the coding sequence ATGGCCGACATCCAGATCGGGCTGAACACCGAGGCGTTCCGCCACGCCGACAAGTCGCTCGAGTACTGCCTCGACGCCACGGCGCGCCTGGGCTACAAGTACGTGGAGCTCAACGTGCAGACGGGCCGCGACCTGTTCAGCGAGGCCGGCTACTCGGCCTCGGTGAGCATGGAGCGCGACCCGCTCGAGATCAAGGCGATGCTGGACCAGCGGGGCCTCAAGGTGAGCGGCCTGAGCTGCCACGCGCCCATGGCCCAGCCCGAAATCAGCGTACCCTTCCACACGCAGGCCATCCTCTTCGCCCACGCGCTCGGCGCCCGCTGCATCAACACCGACGAGGGCGTAGTGCCCGCCTGGATGAGCGACGACGAGGCCTTCGAAATCATCAAGTACTCGCTCCGGCGCATCCTGCCCGTGGCCGAGCGCCACAAGGTGCACGTGGCCCTCGAGCAGCACCAGAAGTTCACCGTCAAGCTGCCGCTCTACCAGAAGATCCTCGACCTCGTCCCCTCGCCCTACATGAGCTGCAATCCCGACACGGGGAACATCTACATGTCGGGCGGCGACCCCTATGCGACCCTCGAGGCCATCGCGCATCGCGTGGTCCACGTGCACGCCAAGGACGTGAAGGTGTCGAAGGAGGTGGGCAAGGTGACGGGCGTGCCGAGCGGCTGCGCCTGCGGCGACGGCGAGATTGACTGGCCGCGCGTGGTGAGGATTCTGCGGAAGGCCGGCTTCAAGGGCGTGCTCGCAGTGGAATGCGGCACCGAGGAGCAGGCAGCCCGCAGCATCGCCTACCTGAGGAAGGTGCTGCGCGCCAAGTAG
- a CDS encoding ArsA family ATPase: protein MRIILYAGKGGVGKTTLSAATGVECARRGQRTLVMSLDPAHSLSDSFDLSGSLMDFGGGQPVAVADNLWIQELDLHRELEDNWGEVFRYLASLLRTTGLRDVLADELAILPGMEEVACLLHINSYAREKRFDVIVLDCAPTGEAMRFISMPTSLEWYMRKIFRVERNILRVVRPVAKRLTNVPIPEDIYFDAIQRLFQRLDGIEKLLQDPAVTTARLVTNPEKMVLKETQRAFTYFHLFDVTVDAIIINRVLPPTVQDAFFATWREAQQGYIEEAENYFAPVPLWQVELGRREMLGRAELGRLARKLFRGMNPADIFFAEKAFEFTKENGRYVLSIRAPFLKSGEIDLVKSQDELIVRIGSFKRYVTLPRRVAALEPSEAALKGGTVRIVFGGDADGEADD from the coding sequence ATGCGCATCATCCTCTATGCCGGCAAAGGCGGCGTGGGCAAGACCACGCTGTCCGCCGCTACGGGCGTCGAGTGCGCCCGCCGCGGCCAACGCACCCTCGTCATGTCGCTCGACCCCGCGCACAGCCTGTCGGACTCCTTCGACCTCTCGGGCTCGCTGATGGACTTCGGCGGCGGGCAGCCGGTGGCCGTGGCCGACAACCTGTGGATTCAGGAGCTGGACCTCCACCGCGAGCTGGAGGACAACTGGGGCGAGGTGTTCCGCTACCTGGCCTCGCTGCTGCGCACCACCGGGCTGCGCGACGTGCTGGCCGACGAGCTGGCCATCTTGCCCGGCATGGAAGAGGTCGCCTGCCTGCTCCACATCAACAGCTACGCGCGCGAGAAGCGATTCGACGTCATCGTGCTCGACTGCGCGCCCACGGGCGAGGCCATGCGCTTCATCAGCATGCCCACCAGCCTCGAATGGTACATGCGCAAAATCTTCCGGGTCGAGCGCAACATCCTGCGCGTCGTGCGCCCCGTGGCCAAACGACTCACCAACGTGCCCATTCCCGAGGACATCTACTTCGACGCCATCCAGCGCCTCTTCCAGCGCCTCGACGGCATCGAGAAGTTGCTCCAGGACCCCGCCGTTACCACGGCGCGCCTCGTGACCAATCCCGAGAAAATGGTGCTCAAGGAAACCCAGCGCGCCTTCACCTACTTCCACCTCTTCGATGTGACGGTGGACGCGATCATCATCAACCGCGTGCTGCCGCCCACGGTGCAGGACGCGTTCTTCGCCACCTGGCGCGAAGCGCAGCAAGGCTACATCGAGGAGGCCGAGAACTACTTCGCGCCCGTGCCGCTGTGGCAGGTGGAGCTGGGCCGCCGCGAGATGCTCGGCCGGGCCGAGCTGGGCCGCCTCGCCCGGAAGCTGTTCAGAGGCATGAACCCTGCCGACATCTTCTTCGCCGAGAAAGCATTCGAGTTCACGAAGGAAAACGGCCGGTACGTCCTCTCCATCCGCGCGCCGTTTCTCAAGAGCGGCGAGATTGACCTGGTGAAGAGCCAGGACGAGCTGATCGTGCGCATCGGCTCGTTCAAGCGCTACGTCACCCTGCCGCGCAGGGTGGCGGCCCTGGAGCCATCCGAAGCCGCGCTGAAGGGCGGCACCGTGAGAATCGTTTTTGGAGGCGACGCCGATGGCGAAGCAGACGACTGA
- the topA gene encoding type I DNA topoisomerase, whose product MAKNVVIVESPAKARTIAKFLGKGFQVESCMGHVRDLPEKAFGVEIEDGFRPRYNVLPTRRQVVAKLARAVKSADTVYLAPDPDREGESIAWHLAEALKLPKSKVRRVTFNEITQRGVRTGFDHARDIDMNLVNAQQARRILDRVVGYQLSPLLWKKILRGLSAGRVQSVALRLLVEREKAVQAFKPEEYWKLTARLAPSGDAAGAQAFSAELAEIEGEKAKLSTGDQANALAERLRGESFVVASVATERKKAAPMPPFATSQLQQAASVRLGFRPKKTMMLAQQLYEGVEVGAEGSVGLITYMRTDSFRVAAEAQEECRSYIRQRLGERYLSEKPRHFRSRRGAQEAHEAIRPTAVERTPEALEPHLTADQLKLYRLIWQRFVASQMAEAIYDVTRVAVSAANAEFRTSGRAVVFDGHTRIYEPLHGRDEEDQQPLPPLSPGQHLRCLDLTPSQHFTKPPPRYTEASLVKTLEREGIGRPSTYAQIISTIQERGYATVRDKVFYCNELGIVTNDTLLPYFENIINTKFTSEFEDHLDSIEEAKRDWQEVLREFYEPFSADLAKAQAEMPSVKKELAAPTGIACPRCGADMVIRLSKRGRFMACSGFPKCRYTQALDEEGEPTSVEKLDERCPECGEPLVVRTGRRGKFAGCSAYPQCRYTRNMENEAPAGGAPEGAAPAPARKAAEPTGESCPQCGKPLVARESRRGRFIGCTGYPRCRFTRNLEADETAPAAEGGAPPEGAAPPRKAPEPTGENCPQCGKPLVAREGKRGKFIGCTGYPRCRFTRNVEGEGAASPDATDVKCDKCGAEMRVRRSNRGRFLACSAYPKCKNTKPLRNAGPAPAPTKVGRDCPECGKALVQRLGPRGTFIGCTGYPKCRYTESAASADANDDSASEG is encoded by the coding sequence GTGGCCAAGAACGTCGTTATTGTCGAGTCCCCCGCCAAGGCGCGCACCATTGCCAAGTTCCTCGGCAAAGGGTTCCAGGTAGAGTCCTGCATGGGGCACGTCCGCGATCTGCCCGAGAAAGCTTTCGGCGTGGAGATCGAGGACGGCTTCCGCCCCCGCTACAACGTGCTGCCAACGCGCCGCCAGGTAGTCGCGAAGCTGGCACGCGCGGTGAAGAGCGCCGACACCGTCTACCTGGCGCCCGACCCCGACCGCGAGGGGGAGTCCATCGCGTGGCACCTGGCCGAGGCCCTCAAGCTGCCCAAGAGCAAGGTGCGGCGTGTGACCTTCAACGAGATCACCCAGCGCGGGGTCCGCACCGGCTTCGACCACGCGCGCGACATAGACATGAACCTGGTGAACGCCCAGCAGGCGCGGCGCATTCTCGACCGCGTGGTGGGTTATCAGCTCTCGCCGCTGCTGTGGAAGAAGATCCTGCGCGGCCTCAGCGCGGGCCGGGTCCAGTCGGTCGCGCTCCGCCTCCTCGTCGAGCGCGAGAAGGCCGTTCAGGCCTTCAAGCCCGAGGAGTACTGGAAGCTCACAGCCCGCCTCGCCCCCTCGGGTGATGCGGCAGGGGCCCAGGCCTTCTCCGCCGAGCTTGCGGAAATCGAGGGCGAGAAGGCCAAGCTCTCCACGGGCGACCAGGCGAACGCGCTGGCCGAGCGGCTGCGTGGCGAGAGCTTCGTCGTGGCCTCAGTGGCCACCGAACGGAAGAAGGCTGCCCCGATGCCGCCCTTCGCCACCAGCCAACTCCAGCAGGCGGCCTCAGTGCGCCTGGGCTTCCGCCCGAAGAAGACCATGATGCTGGCCCAACAGCTCTACGAAGGCGTGGAGGTGGGCGCCGAGGGCTCCGTGGGCCTCATCACGTATATGCGCACCGACTCCTTCCGCGTCGCTGCCGAGGCGCAGGAGGAGTGCCGCAGCTACATCCGCCAGCGTCTGGGCGAGAGGTACCTGTCGGAGAAGCCGCGCCACTTCCGCTCGCGCCGCGGCGCGCAGGAGGCCCACGAGGCCATCCGCCCCACCGCCGTCGAGCGCACGCCCGAGGCCCTCGAGCCGCATCTAACCGCGGACCAGCTGAAGCTCTATCGCCTTATCTGGCAGCGATTTGTGGCCTCGCAGATGGCCGAGGCCATCTACGACGTCACCCGCGTGGCCGTGAGCGCCGCCAACGCCGAGTTCCGCACCAGCGGGCGCGCGGTGGTCTTCGACGGCCACACCCGCATCTACGAGCCGCTCCACGGGCGCGACGAAGAGGACCAGCAGCCCCTGCCGCCGTTGAGCCCGGGTCAGCACCTGCGCTGCCTCGACCTCACCCCATCGCAGCATTTCACCAAGCCGCCGCCACGCTACACCGAGGCTTCGCTGGTGAAGACCCTTGAACGCGAGGGGATCGGCCGCCCCAGCACCTATGCGCAGATCATCTCGACGATCCAGGAGCGCGGCTATGCCACCGTGCGCGATAAGGTCTTCTATTGCAATGAGTTAGGCATCGTCACCAACGACACTCTGCTGCCGTATTTCGAGAACATCATCAACACGAAGTTCACCTCGGAATTCGAGGACCACCTCGACAGCATCGAGGAGGCGAAGCGCGACTGGCAGGAGGTGTTGCGGGAGTTCTACGAGCCCTTCAGCGCCGACCTGGCGAAGGCGCAGGCCGAGATGCCCAGCGTGAAGAAGGAGTTGGCCGCGCCCACCGGTATCGCCTGCCCTCGATGCGGTGCCGACATGGTCATCCGCCTGAGCAAGCGCGGGCGTTTCATGGCCTGCTCTGGTTTTCCCAAGTGCCGCTATACCCAAGCCTTAGATGAAGAGGGGGAGCCCACCAGCGTGGAGAAACTCGACGAGAGGTGCCCCGAATGTGGCGAGCCGCTGGTGGTGCGCACCGGCCGCCGAGGCAAGTTCGCCGGCTGCTCCGCATACCCGCAGTGCCGCTATACACGCAACATGGAGAACGAAGCCCCCGCCGGAGGCGCCCCGGAAGGAGCGGCGCCCGCCCCGGCGCGCAAGGCAGCCGAACCCACGGGCGAAAGCTGCCCCCAGTGCGGCAAGCCGCTCGTCGCCCGCGAAAGCCGGCGCGGCAGGTTCATCGGCTGCACGGGCTATCCGCGCTGCCGATTCACCCGCAACCTCGAGGCGGATGAGACGGCGCCCGCCGCCGAGGGCGGCGCTCCGCCCGAAGGCGCGGCCCCGCCACGCAAGGCGCCCGAGCCCACGGGCGAGAACTGCCCCCAGTGCGGCAAGCCGCTCGTGGCTCGCGAGGGCAAGCGCGGCAAGTTCATCGGCTGCACGGGGTATCCCAGGTGCCGCTTCACCCGCAATGTCGAAGGCGAGGGGGCAGCCAGCCCCGACGCCACCGACGTAAAATGCGACAAGTGCGGTGCGGAAATGCGGGTGCGCCGGTCCAACCGCGGGCGCTTTCTCGCGTGCTCCGCTTACCCCAAGTGCAAGAACACCAAGCCCTTGAGGAACGCCGGCCCCGCTCCCGCACCCACGAAGGTCGGGCGCGACTGCCCCGAGTGCGGCAAAGCGCTCGTGCAGCGGCTTGGGCCTCGCGGCACCTTCATCGGCTGCACCGGCTACCCCAAGTGCCGTTACACCGAGAGCGCGGCGAGCGCCGACGCGAACGACGACAGCGCCTCTGAGGGTTAG
- a CDS encoding divalent metal cation transporter has protein sequence MSEAKSPGGAAQATELQRGLPMVAKWDPEALAREKAMLADLETKGMWARLAGYSRKMGPGWMQSALTLGSGSFFSSFFAGAMFGYSLLWVQPLGMLLGIIMFMAIAHQTLSTGARPFDAMRRYVHPAVAWAWALTSLAATVIWHFPQYSCGGTAAADLAEYFGWAGAAKLVGARLFFGGVMLAICIAVTWLYGSGSRGIRLFDKLIKLMVAVIVVSFMIVVVRTGIRWQALWEGLTRFQVPKTKVGIEVMMGGLSAAVGINMTFLFPYALLARGWGREHRGLAKFDLALGMWLPFVLATGFLVMAAANTLYDPANPVTTRIGPDKAAQVLGAAAGPVVGRLVFDLGVLAMVISSIILHMLVAAFIACEIFGLEPTGWRYRLTSLIPIPGVLGTVVQFPLWLPVVTSGICFIFLPIAYVAFFVLHNRRDYLGADKPTGARAWAWNIAMLIAIGVVTSYAGWWLVEIGLPKLFGS, from the coding sequence GTGAGCGAGGCGAAGAGCCCAGGCGGTGCCGCGCAGGCCACCGAACTCCAGCGTGGGCTGCCCATGGTGGCCAAGTGGGACCCCGAGGCCCTGGCCCGCGAGAAGGCGATGCTGGCCGACCTGGAGACAAAGGGAATGTGGGCGCGGCTGGCCGGCTACTCGAGGAAGATGGGGCCGGGCTGGATGCAAAGCGCCCTCACGCTCGGCAGCGGCAGCTTCTTCTCGTCGTTTTTCGCCGGCGCGATGTTTGGCTACTCGCTGCTCTGGGTGCAGCCGCTGGGCATGCTGCTGGGCATCATCATGTTCATGGCCATCGCGCATCAGACGCTCTCGACCGGGGCGCGGCCTTTCGATGCCATGCGGCGCTACGTGCACCCCGCGGTGGCCTGGGCCTGGGCGCTCACGTCGCTGGCTGCCACGGTGATCTGGCACTTTCCGCAATACTCGTGCGGCGGCACGGCCGCGGCCGATCTCGCCGAGTACTTCGGCTGGGCAGGCGCCGCCAAGCTCGTCGGCGCCCGCCTGTTCTTCGGCGGGGTGATGCTCGCCATCTGCATCGCCGTCACCTGGCTCTACGGCAGCGGCTCGCGCGGAATCCGGCTCTTCGATAAGCTGATCAAGCTCATGGTCGCCGTCATCGTGGTGTCCTTCATGATCGTCGTCGTCCGCACCGGGATTCGCTGGCAGGCCCTTTGGGAGGGCCTCACGCGCTTCCAGGTGCCGAAGACCAAGGTGGGCATCGAGGTGATGATGGGCGGGCTGAGCGCGGCCGTGGGCATCAACATGACCTTTCTCTTCCCCTACGCGCTCCTGGCGCGCGGCTGGGGCCGTGAGCACAGGGGGCTGGCCAAGTTCGACCTCGCCCTGGGCATGTGGCTGCCCTTCGTGCTGGCCACAGGCTTCCTCGTGATGGCCGCGGCCAACACGCTCTACGACCCGGCCAACCCGGTCACCACGCGGATCGGCCCCGACAAGGCGGCCCAGGTGCTCGGCGCCGCGGCCGGGCCGGTGGTGGGCCGCCTGGTCTTCGACCTCGGGGTGCTGGCGATGGTCATCTCCTCGATCATCCTGCACATGCTCGTCGCGGCCTTCATCGCCTGCGAGATCTTCGGCCTGGAGCCCACGGGCTGGCGCTACCGCCTCACCTCGCTCATCCCCATCCCCGGCGTGCTCGGTACGGTGGTGCAGTTTCCCCTCTGGCTGCCGGTGGTGACCTCGGGCATCTGCTTCATCTTCCTCCCCATCGCCTACGTGGCATTCTTCGTGCTGCACAACCGGCGCGACTACCTGGGCGCCGACAAGCCCACGGGCGCCCGGGCCTGGGCGTGGAACATCGCCATGCTCATTGCCATCGGCGTGGTGACCAGTTACGCGGGCTGGTGGCTCGTCGAGATCGGCTTGCCCAAGCTCTTCGGCAGCTAG
- a CDS encoding MFS transporter yields MNDERSPSHGRWPALVAAFLGWMFCGVEQGLFPIVARPALQSLVEPGARATLEAEGRGGDEAVAALLKRTEELVSSWNGTMIACFLLGAAAGGVVFGWLGDRLGRVRAMVLSILTFSLFTGAKYFATAPPQLAVLRFIASLGMGGQWTLGVALVVECWPERLRPLMAGVIGASANVGFLLIAILGTCMPATRESWRWMFLVGAAPALLAAYVALCVPESQRWRASVSHGVAKPLHEIFARGLRRRTFLAIAFASIALIGTWGAVSGWLTVWVDQLTGGKVPAAKAAVQVAVSIGAILGCLLAPILGGRIGRRPAYFVLCLLSLGVCAYLFRVLNRYDTVFLITSGLAGLVTAAFYGWSPLYLPELFPTRVRATGQGLSFNFGRILAAAGALQMGQLVGFFGGSYARAGATITLIYAVGLVLIWFAPETKGKPLPE; encoded by the coding sequence GTGAATGACGAGAGGTCCCCCTCCCACGGCCGCTGGCCGGCGCTGGTAGCGGCCTTCCTCGGCTGGATGTTCTGCGGCGTCGAGCAGGGGCTGTTCCCCATCGTGGCGCGGCCGGCGCTCCAGAGCCTGGTGGAGCCCGGCGCCCGCGCGACCCTCGAGGCCGAGGGCCGGGGCGGCGACGAGGCCGTGGCGGCGCTGCTCAAGCGCACCGAGGAACTCGTCAGCTCGTGGAACGGCACGATGATCGCCTGCTTCCTGCTGGGCGCCGCCGCGGGCGGAGTGGTCTTCGGCTGGCTGGGCGACCGGTTGGGCCGCGTGCGCGCGATGGTGCTCAGCATCCTCACCTTCTCGCTGTTCACGGGGGCCAAGTACTTCGCCACGGCACCCCCGCAGCTCGCGGTGCTGCGCTTCATCGCGTCCCTGGGAATGGGCGGCCAGTGGACGCTTGGCGTGGCCCTCGTGGTGGAGTGCTGGCCCGAGCGGCTGCGGCCCCTGATGGCCGGAGTGATCGGCGCGTCGGCCAACGTGGGCTTCCTGCTCATCGCCATTCTGGGCACGTGCATGCCGGCCACGCGCGAGTCGTGGCGCTGGATGTTCCTCGTGGGCGCGGCGCCGGCCCTGCTGGCCGCCTATGTGGCCCTGTGCGTCCCCGAGTCGCAGCGCTGGCGGGCGTCGGTGAGCCACGGGGTGGCCAAGCCGCTCCATGAGATTTTCGCCCGCGGCCTGCGCAGGCGCACGTTCCTCGCCATCGCGTTCGCCTCGATTGCGCTCATCGGCACGTGGGGCGCGGTGAGCGGGTGGCTCACCGTGTGGGTGGACCAGCTCACGGGCGGCAAGGTGCCCGCGGCGAAGGCGGCGGTGCAGGTGGCCGTGTCCATCGGGGCGATCCTCGGCTGCCTGCTCGCGCCCATCCTCGGCGGCCGCATCGGGCGGCGGCCCGCCTATTTCGTCCTCTGCCTGCTCTCGCTGGGCGTGTGCGCCTACCTGTTCCGCGTGCTGAACCGCTACGACACGGTCTTCCTCATCACGTCGGGGCTGGCGGGGCTGGTGACGGCGGCGTTCTACGGTTGGTCGCCGCTTTACCTGCCTGAGCTGTTCCCCACGCGGGTGCGGGCGACGGGGCAGGGGTTGAGCTTCAACTTCGGGCGGATCCTGGCCGCGGCGGGGGCGCTTCAGATGGGGCAGCTCGTGGGCTTCTTCGGCGGCAGCTATGCGCGGGCGGGGGCCACCATCACCCTCATCTACGCCGTGGGCCTCGTCCTCATCTGGTTCGCGCCCGAGACCAAGGGCAAGCCGCTGCCCGAGTGA
- a CDS encoding sugar phosphate isomerase/epimerase family protein, translated as MSELHPTRREALGRLGATAAAFVAGAAHAIEPSPRKGPSRVKLGVCAYSYRQLLTRKEDPMTLEAFLEKAAELDFEGVELTSYYFQDTSPGFLRRLRARAFALGLDVAGTSVGNNFCLPPGPARDKQIEMVKKWVEHSETLGAPVIRIFAGSKPKDQTDDDTHKVLVDTIEECCAYAGQHGIFLALENHGGPTATAEGTLKILRDVKSPWFGANLDTGNYHSADPYAEIAAVAPYAITTHVKVEVSAAGQKPQPADFPRIVRILRKAGYRGYLSIEYEAKEDPLTALPRHVKAIREAMRET; from the coding sequence ATGAGCGAGCTGCACCCGACCCGCCGCGAGGCCCTGGGCCGCCTGGGCGCGACCGCCGCTGCCTTCGTCGCAGGGGCAGCGCATGCCATCGAGCCCAGCCCCCGCAAGGGGCCGTCCAGGGTCAAGCTGGGCGTCTGCGCCTACAGCTACCGCCAGCTCCTCACCCGCAAAGAGGACCCGATGACGCTCGAGGCCTTTCTCGAGAAGGCGGCCGAACTGGACTTCGAGGGTGTGGAGCTGACCTCGTACTACTTCCAGGACACGTCGCCCGGGTTCCTCCGCCGCCTTCGCGCGCGGGCCTTCGCCCTCGGGCTCGACGTGGCGGGCACCTCCGTGGGCAACAACTTCTGCCTCCCGCCCGGCCCCGCACGCGACAAGCAGATCGAGATGGTGAAGAAGTGGGTCGAGCACTCCGAGACCCTCGGCGCGCCCGTCATCCGCATCTTCGCGGGCAGCAAGCCCAAGGACCAGACCGACGACGACACCCACAAGGTGCTGGTGGACACCATCGAGGAGTGCTGCGCCTACGCGGGCCAGCACGGCATCTTCCTCGCTCTCGAAAACCACGGCGGCCCCACCGCCACGGCCGAAGGCACGCTGAAGATCCTGCGCGACGTCAAGAGCCCCTGGTTCGGCGCGAACCTGGACACGGGGAACTACCACTCGGCCGACCCCTATGCCGAGATCGCCGCCGTGGCGCCCTACGCCATCACCACCCACGTCAAGGTCGAGGTGAGCGCCGCCGGCCAGAAGCCGCAGCCCGCCGACTTCCCACGTATCGTGAGAATCCTGCGCAAGGCCGGCTACCGCGGGTACCTCTCCATCGAGTACGAAGCCAAGGAGGACCCGCTCACCGCCCTGCCGCGGCACGTGAAGGCCATCCGAGAGGCGATGCGGGAGACGTGA
- a CDS encoding NifU family protein — translation MRERVEAVLGVIRPMLQADGGDVELVNVLEDGTVQVKLKGACGGCPMSRITLKRGIEARVKKDIPEVKAVEAV, via the coding sequence CTGCGTGAACGCGTGGAAGCTGTGCTCGGCGTGATCCGGCCCATGCTTCAGGCCGATGGCGGCGATGTCGAACTCGTCAACGTCCTGGAGGACGGCACCGTGCAGGTCAAGCTCAAGGGCGCCTGCGGCGGATGCCCCATGTCCCGCATCACCCTCAAGCGCGGCATCGAAGCGCGCGTGAAGAAGGACATTCCCGAGGTCAAAGCCGTCGAGGCCGTCTGA
- the pilM gene encoding type IV pilus assembly protein PilM — MPSTRTAIGIDVGAHALKAVMLRKRGTQVAVVRAASLELGDLAFLDESERKAQRVAELLRLLLRRARIPRAKAAIGLTGHDYFVKYLHVPPTTPDKLRKLIEYEVSEDPAAGAKEQTSDFLLLDLPSRGEEFTVLVVMARDDTLRRHLARLRRAGVKTDGLTIDALALFNAYAHSKDEEIYNDKTTLLVDIGAEHTDVVVQRNGKPLFIRNLNLGGKNFTQAVQDEFHLPMREAEELKIAQGAILPSHFDVAADLDTATPEARLSAALIEPAENIYNTLQATIKYCQTQTRMPNLRIDEVVLSGRCSHLRGLRDFLAHRFRVPVETLDPMARLDTAALPPDARAEVAENAASYAVAVGLALRDLDERRVRPITLLPEDVRRRREFFRHDFFLYAAAAVFALAFAAMVYCSKLATAQAQRELGVKRAFLGEADGLQKSLDQHQAQNAVLAGHASGLKHVLDTARRCCEAIAVLKKTVPPELRLDAFATATERAASLAARGGRGAAQPELTTQLTLEGRVAEKHNGQPISIAAACHLVDNFLASLLESKQLYSRAKVTKYPDPREPEDRRTFKMILVFTDPFQGG; from the coding sequence ATGCCCAGCACCCGCACGGCCATCGGCATTGACGTGGGCGCCCACGCCCTCAAGGCGGTGATGCTGCGCAAGCGCGGCACCCAGGTGGCCGTGGTGCGGGCCGCCTCGCTCGAACTGGGCGACCTGGCCTTCCTCGACGAGAGCGAGCGCAAGGCCCAGCGCGTGGCCGAGCTGCTGCGCCTCCTGCTGCGCCGCGCCCGCATCCCGCGCGCCAAGGCCGCCATCGGCCTCACCGGGCACGACTACTTCGTCAAGTACCTCCACGTGCCCCCCACCACGCCCGACAAACTGCGCAAGCTCATCGAATACGAGGTCTCCGAAGACCCCGCCGCCGGCGCCAAGGAGCAGACCTCCGACTTCCTGCTCCTCGACCTCCCCTCCCGCGGCGAAGAGTTCACCGTGCTCGTGGTCATGGCCCGCGACGACACGCTGCGGCGCCACCTCGCGCGCCTGCGGCGGGCCGGCGTGAAGACCGACGGCCTGACCATTGACGCCCTCGCCCTCTTCAACGCCTACGCGCACTCGAAGGACGAGGAGATCTACAACGACAAGACGACGCTGCTGGTGGACATCGGCGCCGAGCACACCGACGTCGTGGTGCAACGCAACGGCAAGCCGCTGTTCATCCGCAACCTCAACCTGGGCGGCAAGAACTTCACCCAGGCCGTGCAGGACGAGTTCCACCTGCCCATGCGCGAGGCCGAGGAACTCAAGATCGCCCAGGGCGCCATCCTGCCCAGCCACTTCGACGTCGCCGCCGACCTCGACACGGCCACCCCCGAGGCCCGCCTCTCCGCCGCCCTCATCGAGCCGGCCGAGAACATCTACAACACGCTTCAGGCCACCATCAAGTACTGCCAGACCCAGACCCGCATGCCCAACCTGCGGATTGACGAGGTGGTCCTCAGCGGCCGCTGCTCGCACCTGCGCGGCCTGCGCGACTTCCTCGCCCACCGCTTCCGCGTGCCCGTCGAAACCCTCGACCCGATGGCCCGCCTCGACACCGCGGCCCTGCCGCCCGACGCGCGCGCCGAGGTGGCCGAGAACGCGGCCAGCTACGCTGTCGCCGTGGGCCTGGCCCTCCGCGACCTCGACGAGCGCCGCGTGCGGCCCATCACGCTGCTGCCCGAGGATGTGCGCCGCCGCCGCGAGTTCTTCCGCCACGACTTCTTCCTCTACGCCGCCGCCGCCGTCTTCGCCCTCGCCTTCGCCGCCATGGTTTACTGTTCAAAGCTCGCCACCGCCCAGGCGCAGCGCGAACTCGGCGTCAAGCGCGCCTTCCTCGGCGAAGCCGACGGCCTCCAGAAAAGCCTCGACCAGCACCAGGCCCAGAACGCCGTGCTCGCCGGCCACGCCAGCGGCCTCAAGCATGTGCTCGACACCGCGCGCCGCTGCTGCGAGGCCATCGCCGTCCTCAAGAAGACCGTGCCGCCCGAGCTCCGGCTCGACGCCTTCGCCACCGCCACCGAGCGCGCCGCCAGCCTCGCCGCCCGCGGCGGCCGCGGCGCGGCCCAGCCAGAGCTCACCACCCAACTGACCCTCGAGGGCCGCGTGGCTGAGAAGCACAACGGCCAGCCGATCAGCATCGCCGCCGCCTGTCACCTCGTAGACAACTTCCTGGCCAGCCTCCTCGAAAGCAAGCAGCTCTACAGCCGGGCCAAAGTGACCAAGTACCCCGACCCTCGCGAACCCGAGGACCGCCGCACGTTCAAGATGATCCTCGTCTTCACCGACCCCTTCCAGGGCGGCTAG